Proteins encoded in a region of the Rhizobium sp. CC-YZS058 genome:
- a CDS encoding LysR family transcriptional regulator: MDTLTRIRAFIDVVDAEGFSAAGRRVGRSKALLSKYVRELEDELGALLLNRTTRQFSLTEAGHLYYRTASDILKEIDNLADLVRAGNADLKGRLRISVPRTFVDAEIGQSLIDFTLAHPDMSLEIISDDRFVDLVEEGFDVAIRITKLEDSTLIARKLDDFDIRFCATPAYLARYGPFAHPSDLARVPCILDTNGRSYSNWRFVDGEGQGFSVPVSGPIEVNSPLAALRAAEAGLGVTGLPDFIARAKIEAGILVPLFDAFTPRDRGIYAIYPHRRYLPAKVRTFVDFLHGWFRKRAER, encoded by the coding sequence ATGGACACGTTGACCCGGATCCGGGCCTTTATCGATGTGGTGGATGCGGAAGGCTTTTCGGCCGCCGGACGGCGGGTCGGCCGCTCCAAGGCACTGCTTTCCAAATATGTGCGCGAGTTGGAGGACGAGCTGGGAGCGCTGCTTCTGAACCGCACCACGCGACAGTTCTCTCTGACCGAAGCCGGCCACCTCTATTACCGCACCGCCTCCGACATTCTCAAGGAGATCGACAATCTCGCCGATCTTGTGCGGGCCGGCAATGCCGACCTCAAGGGTCGTCTGCGCATCTCGGTCCCGCGCACCTTCGTCGATGCCGAGATCGGGCAATCGCTGATCGATTTCACGCTGGCCCATCCCGACATGTCTCTGGAGATCATCTCGGACGACCGCTTCGTCGATCTGGTCGAAGAGGGTTTCGATGTCGCGATCCGCATCACCAAGCTCGAGGATTCGACGCTGATTGCCCGCAAGCTCGACGATTTCGACATTCGGTTCTGCGCGACACCCGCCTATCTCGCCCGCTACGGCCCCTTTGCCCATCCCTCCGATCTTGCGCGCGTGCCCTGCATTCTGGATACCAACGGCCGTTCCTACAGCAATTGGCGGTTCGTTGATGGCGAGGGCCAGGGGTTTTCCGTGCCGGTTAGCGGTCCGATCGAGGTGAACAGCCCGCTGGCTGCGCTGCGGGCGGCGGAAGCCGGGCTCGGCGTCACCGGCCTGCCGGATTTCATCGCCCGGGCGAAGATCGAGGCGGGAATCCTCGTGCCGCTCTTCGATGCCTTCACCCCGCGCGACCGTGGCATCTATGCCATCTATCCGCACCGGCGCTATCTGCCCGCCAAGGTCCGCACCTTCGTCGACTTCCTGCATGGATGGTTTCGCAAAAGGGCGGAGCGCTAG
- the odc2 gene encoding ornithine/lysine decarboxylase, with translation MTTARITEFLNTRRPEGPCLVVDLDVVRDNFKAFRHALPDSAIYYAVKANPAPEVLRLLAGLGSNFDCASVAEIEMALDAGATARRISFGNTIKKERDVARAYALGVNLFAVDSHEEVEKIARAAPGARVFCRVLTDGEGAEWPLSRKFGCVPQMAVDVLVYAHQLGLVSYGVSFHVGSQMTKVDAWDSALADAKRVFVQLAKQGIELKMVNMGGGFPTKYLRDVPSAEAYGKAIFGSLRKHFGNQLPETIIEPGRGMVGNAGVIKAEVVLISKKSDNDNHRWVFLDIGKFGGLAETMDEAIRYPIRTAHDGDAMEPCVLAGPTCDSADVLYEKNMYPLPLSLSIGDEVLIEGTGAYTTTYSAVAFNGFEPLKAYVI, from the coding sequence ATGACGACTGCCCGCATCACCGAATTTCTGAACACCCGCCGTCCGGAAGGTCCCTGCCTCGTCGTGGATCTCGATGTCGTGCGCGACAATTTCAAGGCCTTCCGCCATGCTCTGCCGGACAGCGCCATCTACTATGCCGTCAAGGCCAACCCGGCGCCGGAAGTGCTGCGCCTGCTCGCCGGTCTCGGCTCCAACTTCGATTGCGCGTCCGTCGCCGAAATCGAAATGGCGCTCGATGCCGGTGCCACCGCCCGCCGCATCTCCTTCGGCAACACGATCAAGAAGGAGCGGGACGTCGCGCGCGCCTACGCGCTCGGCGTCAATCTCTTCGCGGTCGACAGCCATGAGGAAGTCGAGAAGATCGCCCGTGCCGCCCCCGGTGCCCGCGTCTTCTGCCGCGTGCTGACGGATGGCGAGGGTGCGGAATGGCCACTGTCGCGCAAGTTCGGCTGCGTGCCGCAGATGGCCGTCGACGTGCTGGTCTATGCCCATCAGCTGGGCCTCGTCTCCTACGGCGTGTCCTTCCATGTCGGCTCGCAGATGACGAAGGTCGACGCCTGGGATTCGGCACTCGCCGATGCCAAGCGCGTCTTCGTGCAGCTCGCCAAGCAGGGCATCGAGCTCAAGATGGTCAATATGGGCGGGGGCTTCCCGACCAAGTACCTGCGCGACGTTCCCTCTGCCGAAGCCTATGGCAAGGCAATCTTCGGGAGCCTGCGCAAGCACTTCGGCAACCAGCTGCCGGAGACCATCATCGAGCCCGGCCGCGGCATGGTCGGCAATGCCGGCGTGATCAAGGCGGAAGTCGTGCTGATTTCCAAGAAGTCGGACAACGACAACCACCGCTGGGTCTTCCTCGACATCGGCAAGTTCGGCGGTCTCGCCGAGACGATGGATGAGGCGATCCGCTACCCGATCCGCACCGCGCATGATGGCGATGCGATGGAGCCCTGCGTGCTCGCCGGCCCGACCTGTGATTCGGCCGACGTGCTGTATGAGAAGAACATGTACCCGCTGCCGCTCTCGCTTTCGATCGGCGACGAAGTTCTGATCGAGGGCACCGGTGCCTACACGACGACCTATTCGGCCGTCGCCTTCAACGGCTTCGAGCCGCTCAAGGCCTACGTCATCTGA
- a CDS encoding DUF1007 family protein has translation MTASRFALAAALSLLPLPALAHPHIFAEARLEIVSDDSATVTELRNVWRFDDLFSASVLLDFDKNSNGTLDPDELAEVGQTVLDSLAEYNYYTTISDNGKQVKVAKPSEITADFKDNQLLLIFAAKPAEPLPLKGRLSFGVYDPTLYTAIDFPTDGDLAVVGNGLSACSHKVVRPDPDEVIAQNQSSLTDAFFNDPTGTDMSKLFATRIEFTC, from the coding sequence ATGACCGCGTCGCGTTTTGCCCTGGCGGCTGCCCTGTCACTTCTGCCGCTTCCGGCCCTCGCCCATCCGCATATCTTTGCCGAAGCGCGGCTGGAGATCGTCTCCGACGACAGTGCCACGGTGACCGAGCTGCGCAATGTCTGGCGCTTCGACGACCTGTTTTCCGCAAGCGTGCTCCTGGACTTCGACAAGAATTCCAACGGCACGCTGGACCCGGACGAACTGGCCGAAGTCGGCCAGACGGTCTTGGACTCGCTGGCGGAATACAATTACTACACGACGATCTCCGACAACGGAAAACAGGTGAAGGTTGCCAAACCGTCGGAGATCACGGCCGACTTCAAGGACAACCAGCTGCTGCTGATCTTTGCCGCCAAACCGGCAGAGCCGCTGCCGCTCAAGGGCCGGCTCTCCTTCGGCGTCTATGACCCCACGCTCTACACCGCGATCGATTTCCCGACCGATGGCGACCTTGCGGTGGTCGGCAACGGCCTCAGCGCCTGCAGCCACAAGGTGGTGCGGCCGGACCCGGACGAGGTGATCGCCCAGAACCAGTCGAGCCTGACCGACGCCTTCTTCAACGATCCGACGGGGACCGACATGTCGAAGCTATTTGCCACCCGGATCGAGTTCACATGCTGA
- a CDS encoding nickel/cobalt transporter produces MLSRVKAPAAFALILLLGTALAAHAQSPLGIGTAEPGFRIGGPLGPLFAWINMEQQGFYRTLTGALKGMRDNPWHLWSLIGLSFAYGVFHAAGPGHGKAVISSYMIANETELKRGVLLSFLSSMLQGVVAILLVGAAYLVLRGSSISMTQATTFLERVSFALVAAFGAYLLVRKLRALAAARPAQSEALALAGGPGLPLHHDHAHSHHGHSHHGHDHHHGHAHAAGEVCATCGHAHAPDPALLRAERFDWREAWSAVLAVGLRPCSGALIVLSFALLNGLYLGGVLSVFAMAVGTAITVSVLATLAVTAKDLAVRYASSAGTAMRVTHGIEIFGALLVLVLGLALLGASLQG; encoded by the coding sequence ATGCTGAGCCGGGTGAAAGCGCCGGCGGCATTCGCTCTCATCCTGCTTCTCGGAACGGCACTCGCCGCCCATGCACAATCGCCGCTCGGCATCGGCACGGCCGAGCCGGGTTTTAGGATCGGCGGGCCTCTCGGCCCGCTCTTTGCCTGGATCAACATGGAGCAGCAGGGCTTCTACCGCACGCTGACCGGCGCCCTGAAGGGCATGCGCGACAATCCCTGGCATCTCTGGTCGCTGATCGGCCTCTCCTTTGCCTATGGCGTGTTCCACGCCGCCGGGCCCGGCCACGGCAAGGCGGTCATTTCTTCCTACATGATCGCCAACGAGACGGAGCTGAAGCGCGGCGTGCTGCTCTCCTTCCTGTCCTCGATGCTGCAGGGCGTGGTCGCCATTCTCCTGGTCGGCGCGGCCTATCTGGTGCTGCGTGGCTCGTCGATCTCGATGACGCAGGCCACCACCTTCCTCGAACGGGTCAGCTTCGCGCTGGTGGCCGCCTTCGGCGCCTATCTTCTCGTGCGCAAGCTGCGGGCGCTCGCTGCGGCTCGCCCGGCGCAAAGCGAGGCGCTGGCGCTGGCCGGCGGTCCCGGGCTCCCGCTGCATCACGATCACGCCCATTCCCACCATGGCCATTCTCACCATGGCCACGACCATCATCACGGCCATGCCCATGCCGCGGGCGAGGTCTGCGCGACCTGCGGCCATGCGCATGCGCCCGATCCGGCGCTCCTGCGGGCCGAGCGGTTCGACTGGCGGGAGGCCTGGTCGGCCGTGCTTGCCGTTGGCCTGCGGCCCTGTTCCGGCGCGCTGATCGTTCTCAGCTTCGCGCTGTTGAACGGCCTCTATCTCGGCGGCGTGCTGTCGGTCTTCGCCATGGCGGTCGGCACGGCCATCACGGTTTCCGTGCTCGCAACGCTGGCGGTCACCGCAAAGGATCTCGCCGTGCGCTATGCCTCGTCCGCCGGCACGGCAATGCGGGTCACGCACGGGATCGAAATTTTTGGCGCGCTCCTGGTGCTGGTTCTGGGGCTCGCGCTGCTCGGCGCCTCGCTCCAGGGCTGA
- a CDS encoding 2-dehydro-3-deoxy-phosphogluconate aldolase, producing the protein MREKTEKLLSVLKLQPVVPVLIIEDAAHAVPLARALVAGGLKAIEITLRTPAALAAIEAVAKEVEGAVPGAGTILNPAQYEQAVKAGSQFIVSPGTTPALIEAEKDHAASFLPGAATATEAMTLLDAGYEVMKFFPAEQAGGASYLKSLSSPLAGVTFCPTGGISLKNARDYLSLPNVICVGGSWVAPANLVASGDWAGITALASEAAALKG; encoded by the coding sequence ATGCGCGAGAAGACCGAAAAACTGCTGAGCGTTCTCAAGCTGCAGCCGGTGGTCCCCGTTCTCATTATCGAGGATGCGGCCCATGCCGTGCCGCTCGCCCGCGCGCTGGTGGCCGGTGGCCTCAAGGCAATCGAAATCACGCTGCGCACGCCGGCAGCCCTTGCCGCCATCGAGGCGGTGGCCAAGGAGGTCGAAGGCGCCGTGCCGGGTGCCGGCACCATTCTCAATCCGGCGCAGTATGAGCAGGCGGTCAAGGCCGGCTCGCAGTTCATCGTCAGCCCCGGCACCACGCCGGCGCTGATCGAGGCGGAGAAGGATCATGCCGCCTCCTTCCTTCCGGGTGCCGCCACGGCGACGGAGGCCATGACGCTGCTCGATGCCGGCTACGAGGTGATGAAGTTCTTCCCGGCCGAGCAGGCCGGCGGCGCCTCCTATCTCAAGTCGCTCTCCTCGCCGCTTGCCGGCGTCACCTTCTGCCCGACGGGTGGCATCTCGCTGAAGAACGCCCGCGATTATCTGAGCCTGCCGAATGTCATCTGCGTCGGCGGCTCCTGGGTTGCGCCGGCCAATCTCGTCGCCTCCGGCGACTGGGCCGGCATCACCGCGCTTGCCAGCGAAGCCGCAGCGCTGAAGGGCTGA
- a CDS encoding serine hydrolase, with the protein MTAVALAASLSLSGTGAAETAAPVPAISQEMELSRIMDDAARLSALKTVIVSRNGAVVVERGFNGHRVGESANIKSASKSIISALVGIAIEKRLLTGVDQAIAPILAADLPADPDPRLKAITIGHLLSMQAGLDRMSGANYGRWVSSRNWVRTALSADIVAEPGGPMLYSTASTHLLSAILTKVSGQSTLALARDWLGPVDGFRISAWERDPQGIYLGGNQMAMSARSLLAFGELYRNGGRTKDGRQIVPEAWIGESWTSRTNSRFSGDGYGYSWFIREIGGHRVNFAWGFGGQMLYIVPDLGLTVVMTSDETSPSARTGYRDDLHALLARIIATAGA; encoded by the coding sequence ATGACCGCCGTGGCCCTGGCCGCCTCGCTCTCCCTTTCCGGAACGGGCGCCGCCGAAACCGCGGCGCCTGTTCCGGCCATCAGCCAGGAAATGGAGCTGTCCCGCATCATGGACGATGCGGCGCGGCTGTCCGCGCTCAAGACGGTCATTGTTTCCCGCAACGGGGCGGTGGTCGTGGAGCGGGGCTTCAACGGTCATCGGGTCGGCGAATCCGCCAACATCAAGTCGGCTTCGAAATCGATCATCTCGGCGCTGGTGGGGATCGCGATCGAGAAGAGGCTCTTGACCGGTGTCGATCAGGCGATCGCGCCGATTCTGGCTGCCGATCTGCCGGCCGATCCCGATCCGCGTCTCAAGGCCATCACCATCGGCCATCTCCTGTCCATGCAGGCGGGGCTCGATCGCATGTCGGGGGCAAATTACGGTCGCTGGGTCTCGTCACGCAATTGGGTCCGCACCGCGCTCTCTGCCGACATCGTTGCCGAGCCCGGCGGGCCGATGCTGTATTCCACCGCCTCGACCCATCTCCTGTCCGCCATTCTTACCAAGGTTTCGGGACAATCCACGCTCGCTCTGGCGCGGGATTGGCTGGGACCGGTCGATGGGTTTCGTATCAGTGCCTGGGAGCGCGATCCGCAGGGCATCTATTTGGGCGGCAACCAGATGGCGATGAGCGCCCGCTCGCTCTTGGCCTTCGGCGAGCTCTACCGCAATGGCGGGCGAACGAAGGACGGGCGGCAGATCGTGCCGGAAGCTTGGATCGGTGAATCCTGGACATCGCGGACCAATTCCCGATTCTCGGGCGATGGCTATGGTTATAGCTGGTTCATCCGCGAGATCGGCGGCCACCGGGTCAATTTCGCCTGGGGCTTCGGTGGCCAGATGCTCTACATCGTGCCCGATCTCGGCCTCACGGTGGTCATGACGTCGGATGAGACGAGCCCGTCCGCCCGCACCGGCTATCGCGACGATCTGCATGCGCTGCTTGCCCGCATCATCGCCACGGCCGGTGCTTGA
- a CDS encoding GNAT family protein — translation MRDLTTWAGCPAPQPVRLEGARLVLEPYAHDAHLQPLWDAFGGPAVNDLLKYFPQAHFADAQAFGAWLDAAQASLITLVAREKGSGAVVGMASFMRPDPANGVIEVGSVAHGAAMARSPLSTELHYLMARHVFDDLGYRRYEWKCHNENGPSKVAAARLGFTFEGVFRQHMVSKGANRDTAWFSMIDGEWPRLKAAFEAWLAPENFDAEGRQHRRLEAIRSRLDGAGEARS, via the coding sequence ATGCGCGATCTGACCACCTGGGCCGGCTGTCCGGCGCCGCAGCCGGTCAGGCTCGAAGGCGCGCGGCTCGTGCTCGAACCCTATGCCCATGATGCGCATCTGCAGCCGCTCTGGGACGCGTTCGGCGGGCCTGCCGTCAATGATCTGCTCAAATATTTCCCGCAGGCGCACTTCGCCGATGCGCAGGCCTTCGGCGCCTGGCTGGACGCTGCGCAGGCAAGCCTCATCACGCTCGTGGCGCGCGAGAAGGGAAGCGGTGCCGTGGTCGGCATGGCGAGCTTCATGCGGCCGGACCCTGCCAATGGCGTCATCGAGGTAGGGTCCGTGGCGCATGGCGCGGCCATGGCGCGATCGCCCCTGTCGACCGAGCTTCACTACCTCATGGCCCGCCATGTTTTCGACGATCTCGGCTATCGTCGCTACGAGTGGAAGTGCCACAATGAAAACGGGCCGAGCAAGGTGGCGGCGGCGCGGCTGGGCTTCACCTTCGAAGGCGTCTTCCGCCAGCACATGGTCTCCAAGGGCGCCAACCGCGATACGGCCTGGTTCTCGATGATCGACGGTGAATGGCCGCGTCTGAAGGCAGCCTTCGAAGCCTGGCTCGCGCCGGAGAACTTCGATGCCGAGGGACGTCAGCACCGCCGCCTGGAAGCCATCCGGTCCAGGCTGGACGGGGCAGGGGAGGCGCGGTCGTGA
- a CDS encoding tellurite resistance TerB family protein: MFDAKKLLDQFLGSQGLSGNRNPDVARDGRPASGGFSSGGGLGGALGGGGLGGLVGSVLGGGSLSDKAGQLGSIARSNPLKTGALAAVLLGSGKGREIAGTALKLGGLAVIAGLGYQAYKNYQSGQKPGAGFSGAAPEVTVPPDESGFSIAPGVIRNDFVLVLIRAMIAAARADGHIDEAERAHIMERVGESGLDEEAEAFLRQELASPVDLDGIIAAARTEEEKVELYTASRLTIDPDTRTERGYLDLLAGRLGLDDRLVDHIEATVSAAKVPAGSQQAPSASVI, encoded by the coding sequence ATGTTCGACGCGAAGAAGTTGCTGGATCAGTTTCTTGGATCCCAGGGATTGTCCGGAAACCGGAATCCCGACGTCGCGCGTGACGGACGCCCGGCGTCCGGCGGCTTTTCCTCGGGCGGCGGCCTGGGTGGCGCGCTCGGCGGCGGCGGTCTCGGCGGCCTGGTCGGCAGCGTGCTCGGGGGCGGCTCCCTTTCCGACAAGGCCGGCCAACTGGGCTCGATCGCCCGCAGCAATCCGCTGAAGACCGGCGCGCTCGCCGCCGTCCTGCTCGGCTCCGGCAAGGGGCGCGAGATCGCCGGCACGGCGCTCAAGCTCGGGGGCCTCGCGGTTATCGCCGGCCTCGGCTACCAGGCCTACAAGAACTATCAGTCCGGCCAGAAGCCCGGCGCCGGATTTTCCGGCGCGGCGCCCGAGGTGACAGTTCCACCGGACGAGTCCGGCTTCAGCATCGCGCCGGGCGTCATCCGCAATGATTTCGTGCTCGTGCTCATCCGCGCCATGATCGCCGCTGCGCGCGCCGATGGCCATATCGACGAGGCCGAACGCGCCCACATCATGGAGCGGGTCGGCGAAAGCGGGCTGGATGAGGAGGCGGAGGCCTTCCTGCGTCAGGAGCTGGCGAGCCCGGTCGATCTCGACGGCATCATCGCTGCTGCGCGGACCGAGGAGGAAAAGGTCGAGCTCTACACTGCCTCCCGCCTGACGATCGACCCCGATACGCGCACCGAGCGCGGCTATCTCGATCTGCTCGCCGGGCGGCTTGGTCTCGACGACAGGCTGGTCGACCATATCGAAGCCACCGTCTCGGCCGCCAAGGTCCCGGCCGGCAGCCAGCAGGCGCCCTCCGCCTCGGTCATCTAG
- a CDS encoding N-acetyltransferase, with protein MAAVLESVRAFFAQSTFTIDAENAGDVVARERLLDRAMGPNRRRKSSEALRRGRVPAEGLALVARDDAGHVIGSVRLWNVDAGIDAEGRGVPALLLGPLAVDQAHEGKGIGGQLMRAAIAEACRRGHGAILLVGDAPYYERFGFFAHKTCHLVMPGPFERARFLALELKAGWLDGAAGMLTPTGAKLSHAPARRAA; from the coding sequence ATGGCCGCTGTTCTTGAGTCTGTCCGCGCCTTCTTCGCGCAGTCCACCTTCACCATCGACGCCGAGAATGCCGGCGATGTCGTGGCGCGCGAGCGCCTGCTCGATCGTGCCATGGGTCCGAACCGCCGTCGCAAGTCCTCGGAAGCGCTGCGTCGCGGCCGCGTTCCTGCCGAAGGCCTGGCGCTGGTGGCCCGCGACGACGCCGGCCATGTGATCGGCAGCGTGCGCCTCTGGAACGTCGATGCCGGCATCGACGCGGAAGGGCGCGGCGTTCCGGCCTTGCTGCTCGGGCCACTGGCGGTCGATCAGGCGCATGAGGGCAAGGGCATCGGCGGGCAGCTGATGCGGGCGGCGATCGCCGAGGCGTGCCGTCGCGGCCACGGTGCGATCCTGCTGGTCGGCGATGCGCCCTATTACGAGCGCTTCGGCTTCTTTGCCCACAAGACCTGCCACTTGGTCATGCCGGGTCCGTTCGAGCGGGCGCGCTTTCTGGCGCTCGAGCTCAAGGCAGGCTGGCTCGACGGGGCGGCCGGCATGCTGACGCCGACCGGCGCCAAGCTCTCCCACGCCCCGGCGCGCCGCGCGGCTTGA
- a CDS encoding glyoxalase superfamily protein, translated as MSTRPLLPSLQALKDQAKRLRTALNARGGTLSHGHALERLAKQYGFRDWNTLHAALRNRPDFDPYALGSRVRGSYLGQPFEGRVIGVQAVLSRPDLHRLVLDFDEPVDVVRFESFSAFRKRVTCTVDASGCSPARTSDGRPQVELMW; from the coding sequence ATGTCGACACGACCCCTTCTTCCCTCTCTGCAAGCGCTGAAAGACCAGGCCAAGCGCCTGCGAACGGCCCTGAACGCCCGCGGCGGTACTCTTTCCCACGGGCATGCGCTCGAGCGCCTCGCCAAGCAATACGGGTTCCGCGACTGGAACACGCTTCACGCCGCGCTCCGCAACAGGCCGGATTTCGATCCTTACGCGCTCGGCAGCCGGGTACGCGGCTCCTATCTCGGCCAGCCCTTCGAAGGCCGGGTCATCGGCGTGCAGGCGGTCCTGTCCCGGCCCGATCTCCACCGGCTGGTGCTCGATTTCGACGAGCCGGTTGACGTGGTTCGCTTCGAAAGCTTCTCCGCCTTCCGCAAGCGGGTCACCTGCACGGTCGATGCGTCCGGCTGCAGCCCGGCCCGGACCTCCGACGGCCGGCCGCAGGTGGAATTGATGTGGTGA